In Antechinus flavipes isolate AdamAnt ecotype Samford, QLD, Australia chromosome 3, AdamAnt_v2, whole genome shotgun sequence, a genomic segment contains:
- the SFT2D3 gene encoding vesicle transport protein SFT2C: MTRMHSRPLPPTFNMADLNRQLQEYLAQSKSAGSADNIPLIPAEGKEAAETGRTSSVGVWLGRVNPFPTRGGLGWSWLRGPALPPENPEPGPGPPCLPSLSRWQRLTASGVCLVLAALCFGLAALYAPMLLLRARKFALLWSLGSVFALAAAALLRGGPACLRLLRCEERPSRGSLLYLAALSGTLYAAVVLRSTALTALGAASQVGALLAALLGLLPWGSGPALRYALGSLCGGLTRTLPV; encoded by the coding sequence ATGACCCGGATGCACTCCAGGCCACTCCCGCCCACTTTTAACATGGCGGACCTCAACCGACAGCTGCAGGAATACTTGGCCCAGTCGAAAAGTGCCGGCTCGGCGGATAATATTCCCCTGATACCCGCCGAGGGAAAGGAGGCAGCGGAAACCGGGCGGACGTCTTCGGTGGGAGTCTGGCTGGGCCGAGTGAACCCATTCCCAACCCGGGGTGGCCTAGGATGGTCTTGGCTACGGGGCCCGGCACTGCCTCCTGAAAATCCGGAGCCGGGCCCAGGCCCCCCGTGCCTGCCGAGCCTGTCGCGCTGGCAGCGCCTGACGGCGAGCGGTGTGTGCCTGGTGTTGGCGGCGCTCTGCTTCGGGCTGGCCGCGCTTTACGCGCCGATGCTGCTGCTCCGCGCTCGTAAGTTCGCCCTGCTCTGGTCGCTGGGCTCCGTGTTCGCGCTGGCTGCCGCTGCTCTGCTGCGCGGGGGTCCCGCCTGCCTCCGGCTGCTGCGCTGCGAGGAGCGGCCGTCGCGGGGCTCGCTGCTCTACCTGGCGGCGTTGAGCGGCACTCTGTATGCGGCTGTAGTGCTGCGCAGCACGGCACTCACAGCGTTGGGTGCCGCCTCTCAGGTGGGCGCGTTGCTGGCGGCGCTGCTCGGCCTGCTCCCCTGGGGCAGCGGTCCAGCCCTCCGCTACGCGCTCGGGAGCTTGTGCGGCGGCCTGACCCGAACCCTGCCCGTGTGA